AAATTCAGGATGGCATGCGCGAAGGTGATGACCTGACCGTTCAGTACCGCCGATGTGGCCGTATCGCGCATGCGCCCAGCCCAGGGAATAATCGTCAGCGCGTCTTCGGAGAGCAGGCTTCGAAGAAACGAGCAGGTCTCGTCCGTCGAACCATTGTCATAAATATAGAAGTGGCGAATGCCGACCGCCTGGTGGAAACGCACCCATTCCTCGATGTAACGGGCTTCGTTCTTCACGCAGGCGGCAATGGCGATGCCCTGGCGCCCTGCCCTAGGCTCAGGCGGATCGATGGACAGCTTCTTGGCGTCGGACGCCTTGGGTTTCAACCAGCGCATAAGCTTCATTCCATCGACCCTAATTACACAGCAGCTTCGCCGGCTCCGGCGAAGATCACGCCCGCGGCTTCAATGCAAACCTGTCGTCGTAACCAAAATCATATTTGAGCAACGCCGAAATGCGGGAATAGTTGACGAAAGAGACACCGCGCTCGGCTGCGATCTGCCGCGCAAGCACCAGATGCTCGATGATACGACTCTCTGCCCGCGCAATGCCGGAGAACGCCATGTCGCCGGGAGTCTCATAAAAGCGCGGCTCGCCAGCATTGGATATGTCGATTCCCAGGAAGCCGACCTGCTGCTGTGCGCAGTAAAGGGCAAATTGCAGGGCCGATACCGCAACGGATCCGCCCAGAAACACCCCGCGGTCCGGCGAAAGCGAAAAACCTGCCGACCCCTCGGTATTCAATCGCACATATTGCAGTTTCCTGAGGTCGTCGACCGAGCGGCGGCGCGCACCATAGGGCTTGCGGATATCGTCGATCAGGATGATGGTCTTGTCCGCCAGCCAGCTTTTGTCGATCTCGCACAGCGCACGCAGCACCGCCACGGAAAACAGACAAAGCGAGCCGGGAGCCACTTTCTCGCGCAGCATGTTGAGATGCCGCCAGACGAAACGCTCATCTTCGACAGCAATTGCCAATGGCTCGGCGATCCGGTCGCCTGACAGGCCGATGGCACCGTTCAGAAGAATGGCACTGCGGAATTCGAGGCCGCTCAGATCGCAATCGCGAATCGATGGACCCGAACCGACGATGTAGACCGCTTCGCCGCAGCGTTCGCGCAGACGGTCCATACCGGCAAGGCTCGCGACCTTGATGCCGCGGTAAAGTACCTCGCTGACATTCTGGCTGCGGACGATGCTGAGCCCCGGAAACCAGTCCTGCACATGAGCCCGCGAGCCGCCCAGGAAAAGGCGCACGCCAGACTTGATCAGCGACCGATGCCAGGGGCGATCCGCCATTCGCCTAGAGCTCCACTAGGCCGAGCTTCTTGACTTGCCGGATGGTCAGCATGGTGCGCACGGTGTCGACATGCTCATTCGCCGTCAGA
The Rhizobium sp. 11515TR DNA segment above includes these coding regions:
- a CDS encoding glycosyl transferase, translated to MADRPWHRSLIKSGVRLFLGGSRAHVQDWFPGLSIVRSQNVSEVLYRGIKVASLAGMDRLRERCGEAVYIVGSGPSIRDCDLSGLEFRSAILLNGAIGLSGDRIAEPLAIAVEDERFVWRHLNMLREKVAPGSLCLFSVAVLRALCEIDKSWLADKTIILIDDIRKPYGARRRSVDDLRKLQYVRLNTEGSAGFSLSPDRGVFLGGSVAVSALQFALYCAQQQVGFLGIDISNAGEPRFYETPGDMAFSGIARAESRIIEHLVLARQIAAERGVSFVNYSRISALLKYDFGYDDRFALKPRA